GTCAATTTAGTGATTTTGACAACATTTTAGCAACGGTGGATATAAACAGGTTTCCGCCCTTACAGGGCTTGGATGCTTACTCGAAAACGCTGCTATAAACATAACGTCCCTACGGGACTGAAGAAGTTTTTGAAGTCTTCAAGAATTCCGCGTAGGATCCGGTTCGGTTAGGAAACCGAACCTACCGGCCCTGGGTCTGAGACGGTTCTTGTTTCTAAAATTGACACTTATGGTGCGGTTGGAATGCAGGTCGCATTTGGGGTTTTTGCAAACGCTAAAATCCAATGCAAAGAAAGTGTTTCTTCACGTACGCCGCAAAACCGCACCTACCGAGTCTGATTTTCTAAAAGCGGATTAAAAATCGAAAACTAAATGACCCAATAGTAAACTGGCTATTCATACAGTTCCGTCGCGGTTTCACCACGTGCGAAACGGTGCGCAGTCTGGACAGCGGAATCATTTCCAGCGTTTCTACGGATATCCGTCGCCCAGCGTGCCAACCCAACTATCAACTGATTTCTGGCAGGATGCGACTCGCACGTTTTCCATTCCTCAGACACAATGTAGATTGAACTGAGAAGTTCTTCGCCGTTATCATCCTTGAGGATACATAGCCCCATTTCAGCCATTAACCGCGCCGCGGAACCTCCTGCATTCAGATACTCACGGGTACGCCGCCCGATTTCTTGGATGCGGACAGATTCAATTGCGTCCAAAATTTCGGTGATCGCTGCGTCTTCATCAAATAGGACAGGCGTTGTAGATGTTCTTGATTCTGTGATCGGCTGATGACGGATGTTGAGCCATCGGTTGTTGAAAAATCGCCACGCTGCATGATAGAGCGCCTTAGCAGCGACTTTAGTGCCACCGTACCGAAGCACCTTTCTCACCGTCGATCCCAACTCCATCTCATCTTTTAGATCCCACCACCCCGGACTCATGTTGACAGGTGTCCGTGCCATCCTATCCGCTGCTGTCATGACCATAGTTGTCGCGAGTGTGTTAATGGGGACCCCAGCGGTAAGATTTTCCGTTACGGCATCAAAAACTTCGTCGAGATCACCACTCACGAGTGCTGCTGAAAATTCGTCTTCGTCGTAATCAGCGGCACTTTCAGCGGATGTGCCTTGCGGCAGCTCATCAAAGATATGCGCAATTTCTTCCATTTTTTGGATGGCTTCACGGTGAAGTTCGCCCGGTCTACCGCGCCCTTGCCCAAGTGTTTTTGCGCCGAGACTGCAGACTAATTCGCCAGTGAGTTCCCATCCAAATCGCTCTTGTAATTCAGCCAAGTGTGCGAGATTGATGAGGTTGTCAGAATGGTTAAGGAAAAAGGACTCAACCGCACATTGAAAGAAAAGCGGGATAATTTTCTCATCATGCCCGCCCAATTGTCGTGCAGTGATAAGGCATTTTTCGATGCCTTCCCACTCCTTATCGGTAGTGAACACTCGAATCCAGTCTTCGAGTTTCTGCCAGTCAACAGGTGGCGGCAAGGGTTGACGGTCCGGTCGATCACCGAGTCTACCGGCTGCGCCCGATGCAGACATCATCAGCGGGATGAGGCGGTCTTCGGGTTGATACATGTGTGCGACCTTAAGCCCGTTCATCATCATTGCTAATTTTCTACCGCCATTGAAGGCATCCTCATCTGTAGAGATATGGTGTCCCATGTGCCTGACCATGATTTCCAACGTCTCTTCTTCCGAAACGCCCCTCGCTAACATAATGGCAATGGCTTTAGAAAGCGTCCAGTTGTCGTGGGATAGTAAACCCTCTTTCAATAACAGAAAATGGGCATCATCGCGTTTCTTTCCGCCGCTGGCAACATCTACATAGATATCACCGTTGCGAACTTGAACGGGGAACGTGGCAAGGTCATCACAACCGCCGGTGAAACATCCACCGCCTTCCATGTCGTAACTCCAACCGTGCCAATCACACGATAAAACACCTTTCCTGACACGTCCTCTCACCAACGGATACCCCATGTGTGGACACTGATTATCTGTCGCATAGACAGCCCCTTCATGTTGAAAGAGGGCGATGCTATGTCCTTCAACTCTGACTGCCCTCGGTTTTCCTTCTGCGACTTCGCTGAGGGCAGCGACTTTGACGAAATTTCCATTTTCGGATAACATTATACTTTCTCCTATGATATGAAGGTAAGAGACATCTGTTCTTACCGAAAATTAATGTGCATATCGCAAATTCAATTGTTAGGTTTCATTCCATCCTATCCAACCTACTTTGCCATCAAACACATTGACAGCGTAAGTAGATTCTATGCTTCTGGAGCACCAATCCCGCGTAAATATACAATCGCACCTCTGTTCCCGCTTATTAAAGCAGTCCGAAGTGGGGTTTGGTTCTGATAATGACGGCGATCGTTCATATCGGCACCTGCGTCAATCAGGATTTGCAATGTTTCTGCATATTCTTGTTCTCTGCCTTCACCGCAAGAGGAACCACCAAATGCTGCGGCATGTAGCGCATCAAGGGATGTTGGATCCGCCCCGTTTTCAAGAAGTAGCCGGATCGTCGAAATCCTCGCATTATTTGCCGCCCAAGAAAGCACAGATCGGTACCAGTTTGCCCCACTTGCATTAATATCCGATCCATGTTCAAGAAGTTTAAGAACAAGTTGATCTTTTCCGTCATTGGCAGCGTAATGCAGCGCGGTACTGCCCTTGACAAATGGCTGCCCTTGTTCATCGGGCCCGGGCCACGTCAATTTCGCAATTTCTGGATGCGCTTCAACAATAGAAATGCCGAGAGTTTCCTCTTCTTTTTTATATTTCGTAGCAAGCAATTTATAGAACGGTGAATTGTCATCGTATTGCATTCCCAAATCCTCCTAACACTGGATTAGCCTAAAAAACACCGGCTATGTTAATTTAGCAGATGTCGGTTACTTGTCGTTTTTCGTCCCTAATTTCGTTAGGAAATCTGCAACCGTTTTCCGTTTCGCTTTCTTGGCGTAATCCAGCGGGGTCTGTCCCGTATCATCACGTGCGTTTGGATCCGCCCCGTGTTCAATCAACAATTTCGCTTGGTTTTTACCGACACCCTTCTGCGCGATGAAGTGTAGCGGCGTTTGCCCTTTATCATCGGTTACATTCGGGTCAGCACCGTTTGCCAATAAACAGGCGACACCGTTCGTTAAACCGCGTTGTGCTACCCAATGTAGCGGTGCCCACATGCCACGCCGATGCTTCTGACGCGCGTCGATATCCCAACCTTTTGCCAGAAACCCTTTCACCAATACATCAAACCGCTTAGGTCCCTGCCCAACAAGCACATACCAATCTCGCAAGTTGATCTCATAGCCCGAATCAATCAGTAGATCCACGATTGCTGGCTGCTTAGACTGCAGTGCTATCTCAAGCAGCGGCATGGTAGGTCCGACTTGATAAGCATAAACATGTCCGCCGGGGACTTCCTCAACTTGAGGCGACTCTAATGTTGGTATGACGTAGCCTTTAGGGGATTTCACATTAATCCTGAGATTGAGGAGTTCCGGATTTTTTTCAAATTCCGTCTTTGCTCGTTCAGCATCACCCATCGCACAATAGAGCACAACATCCGCCTCAGCACCCTGTTCAAGGAGATAGCGACACACTTCAGGTCGTCTGCGCATCGTCCACTGCGCTGCAGTCCCGTAATGGTCGCGGTCGCGCAGATTTATATCTGCCCCGTGTGCAAGCAATAGTTCAGCAATGCGAGGGGTTGCTGCGAAATGAAGCGGAGACATGCCATCGCATCCGGGTGCGTTGACAACATCCGGATTCTCATGAATCAATGCCTGAAGCGTTTCAACCCTATCCAAGCCAGCTGCAGCGTGTGCGTCAATCGTTGCGCCACGTTCAATGAGATACTCAGCCAACTCCGTGTTGTACGCCAGCATCGAACCCGCTGCGTGCTGGAGTGCTGAAGTGCCACCTGCCCACCAAGAACTCTTCGCGTTGATGTCTGCACCCGCATCAAGCAGTACCTCTACGAGCGGACGATTGACGATTGCAGCGGCAAACACAACGGCGGGAGCATCAAAAGCAAACCAAGGCGCATCAATGAACTCAAGGAGTGCCTCGTTAGCTGCTAACAGGGATTTGACGTGGTCCGCGTCTCCTTTATTCACAGCCTCAATATACTCTGTCCGTGGGAAGTGCCGA
This window of the Candidatus Poribacteria bacterium genome carries:
- a CDS encoding Rieske (2Fe-2S) protein, yielding MLSENGNFVKVAALSEVAEGKPRAVRVEGHSIALFQHEGAVYATDNQCPHMGYPLVRGRVRKGVLSCDWHGWSYDMEGGGCFTGGCDDLATFPVQVRNGDIYVDVASGGKKRDDAHFLLLKEGLLSHDNWTLSKAIAIMLARGVSEEETLEIMVRHMGHHISTDEDAFNGGRKLAMMMNGLKVAHMYQPEDRLIPLMMSASGAAGRLGDRPDRQPLPPPVDWQKLEDWIRVFTTDKEWEGIEKCLITARQLGGHDEKIIPLFFQCAVESFFLNHSDNLINLAHLAELQERFGWELTGELVCSLGAKTLGQGRGRPGELHREAIQKMEEIAHIFDELPQGTSAESAADYDEDEFSAALVSGDLDEVFDAVTENLTAGVPINTLATTMVMTAADRMARTPVNMSPGWWDLKDEMELGSTVRKVLRYGGTKVAAKALYHAAWRFFNNRWLNIRHQPITESRTSTTPVLFDEDAAITEILDAIESVRIQEIGRRTREYLNAGGSAARLMAEMGLCILKDDNGEELLSSIYIVSEEWKTCESHPARNQLIVGLARWATDIRRNAGNDSAVQTAHRFARGETATELYE
- a CDS encoding ankyrin repeat domain-containing protein, whose amino-acid sequence is MQYDDNSPFYKLLATKYKKEEETLGISIVEAHPEIAKLTWPGPDEQGQPFVKGSTALHYAANDGKDQLVLKLLEHGSDINASGANWYRSVLSWAANNARISTIRLLLENGADPTSLDALHAAAFGGSSCGEGREQEYAETLQILIDAGADMNDRRHYQNQTPLRTALISGNRGAIVYLRGIGAPEA
- a CDS encoding ankyrin repeat domain-containing protein — protein: MDQNARHFPRTEYIEAVNKGDADHVKSLLAANEALLEFIDAPWFAFDAPAVVFAAAIVNRPLVEVLLDAGADINAKSSWWAGGTSALQHAAGSMLAYNTELAEYLIERGATIDAHAAAGLDRVETLQALIHENPDVVNAPGCDGMSPLHFAATPRIAELLLAHGADINLRDRDHYGTAAQWTMRRRPEVCRYLLEQGAEADVVLYCAMGDAERAKTEFEKNPELLNLRINVKSPKGYVIPTLESPQVEEVPGGHVYAYQVGPTMPLLEIALQSKQPAIVDLLIDSGYEINLRDWYVLVGQGPKRFDVLVKGFLAKGWDIDARQKHRRGMWAPLHWVAQRGLTNGVACLLANGADPNVTDDKGQTPLHFIAQKGVGKNQAKLLIEHGADPNARDDTGQTPLDYAKKAKRKTVADFLTKLGTKNDK